AGCAGATGGAggtaaaaggtaaaacaaaatcctattattattattattaataataataataataataataataataataataataataataataatagtaaatgtttttttaatttaatatgtttttaattgttttaggtctcatctgaaggacggagcacaaggaggtgaagtgacttgctcagggtacacacagggagtcagtggctgggcTGGGATTTGAAGCCCCTTTGTTTTCCAGCCACTGAACCACCGACCCTAGTGTCAATAAGTTAAACGTATTGTAAAAGTTCCAATAAGCAACCCCGCAATACTGGGATTGTATTTCAAGACACAAAGAGCTGTCTGTTATTGATTGCTTCCACTTTGTAAGAATGGCAATGTGAAAGATACCAGGCCTGACTGCTGTGCGACTGTTCCACTGCAGGTTCTCAGATATAGCTGGAGCAGGTCTCCAGACCTCCAGCCTCTGTGAATGGAGATGAACACCTGAGCcctggccatatatatatatatctgacaaGTAACTTAAATGAGGGCAGGAACATGCTGACTGTTTATAAAGACTAGGACTGTTTTGTACCTGCAGGAGTTTCATGTTTTTATGCGATTAGCTATTTTTATGCTGCAAATCACATGTTTTTGTTGAtctttactgtttaattatttcagtttattCCCAGACACACCTGAACATGCTGGAGGGGAGTCCCAGGTCCTCACTGAAGGAACACATCCATTCATTTGCCAGCCGGGATTGTTAAAGGCGATACCCGGAACCATTTATCAGGAAAGAGATCAAGGTGTTTAGGTTAATGCAGGAACAGAGCGGTCCGAAAATTGACCTGAGCATTTAATCTCACTTGTTTCCTTCATCTTGTTCTTAATGTAAATATGCCTTGTTGTATGTGGTGTGAGCGCTTGAAAGCACTAGTGAGATATTGAGTCAGGGCAGAGCTACAATGTGCTGGTTATCAGATGAAAGAAAATGTGCTGGTAATGTTTAACAAGTTTGTGTGCTGGTAATGTGTGCTGGTAGTGTTTAACAAGTTTGCTGGACGTGACTTTGGCTTAAGCAGAACTGCTTAGGTATAGAATGGTGATAAAGCAGGTGCAAGAAAACATGGGAAAGGTGAAATATGATAAACAACTAACCACAGGAATCTTGTAGAACACAGTAGCTTGTGGTcgaatggagtaacagctgaataaatcatttcaacgttttgtttttgtttcaaaacgGTTATTATCTCAAGTTGATACAGATAACCCATTATACTGTAGAATGGCGCTGCTTGTTGGAAACACTGTAAGGTCACTGCTGCTGGAGGTCAGCTGCTTGCAGAAGCATGCTGGATTGTTTTGCTTTACTCTAGTTAACCACACTCTGCTTTtccgaattcagcccagtttttgggatgtTCTGCTCGTACAGATGACAGCCCAGTTTTTCAGTCATGCTCAGTTTACCATAAAAATGTGCACCACAGTATTAATTCATAAAGATATCCCTTTTACTGCTGACCAAGTAATCACTGACTCTAACGGAAGGTGTGTGATCATGACAGGCAGTCTTTGAGCCGACATCTACGCTCCCAACTACTATACTCAGTCAGAGTACTTCCCACTCCATCGGGGAGCAAGGCAAGGCTGCCCTCTTTCCCCAGTAGTGTTTGCTGTTGCTACTGAacctctgtctatctctctgcgTCTCTCTCAAGGATTTGAAGGAATCATACGAGGAGATCAAAAGCACAAAGTATCTTTATATGCAGATTAACTCCccctgtgtatgtatatatatatatatatatatatatatatatatatatatatatatatatatatatatatatatatatatatatatttcgtatATATGGAGAAAGTCCTCTTTCACTTTCTGGGTTTTTAAAAGACCATTGCCCTTCAACTTCAAATAAACATTCCTTATCTATTCCTGATTCCTAAACTACCTATGGATAGTGTTTAAACAGTTGGactatgcaaatatttttacacGATTACACCTAGTGAGAGATTACAGACAGTCTCGTGCAAAGTAATGTGTAACAATGTGCCCCTCAACCATTTACTGCACAGTCTTTCCTACTAGGAAACATTTACACTGGCCATTAGTGTTAAGCACAGGAGTGATGGACGTGACACAAGTTAATTGTATCAGCCTCTAATGTCAGGCCTCGGCCGTCcaatcaccatttttttttttttttttttttttttgcatgggtcGTAGCCATGACTACAGGTCATGACTCTATATAATTGGTTTAGGGCTAGGATGAGTGGGACGTGTAATATTATAATTACAACGACCCCTCACAGACGCCATGTTTCAGCTGAGTTTACTGCGGATTCAAATTGATACATAAAGACAAGGCTGACTACTACTGTACCAGCATCGGATCTTTGTATTTTCTTATTGTGATTTTTAATGacatattgtttttatgtttttttttttcttttttgaaaatgtttcttctCATGAGATTGACGGATGCAAAACTAAATACCTGTTTCTGATGCCTAACTAGAagttggtttattattattattattattattattattattattattattattattattattatcatctgacttttatttgtttcttgtattctagttttgaaaataaataaataaataaatatacttctATCACACGCAgggtatatttttgtaaaataccatGCATCGTAAAACCctgagataaactaatgtatcctgtaattAAACTGTAACCGTGTGCAtcatatatatttgcaattaaaacaaatcacacGAACGATTATAGATACTGCGTATGCGATTTGAAAGGGGAAGAAACAAATCCTGCATCACActatacagtaatttaaataaagtcaTAGTCACacattgtttgttatttaagtacaaaaataccatactatatttttgttttctctgtaactGATCACAATGTTAAAACACCTGCCCATGCGTGGTGACATCATTTTCCACcgacagacaaggaccaatcaCAACGCGAGACTGTAATGCGGTTCCCAAACACCGGGGCTGTGTCGTCATCACCCCTCAGTGGCGGGGCTGAGAAGTGTGACCCGGTCTGACAAAGCGGTGCAGGGAAACTCAAGGGGGTGAGAGAGCTGAACCCGTTTCACAGAGCATTGCGCTGCGGGGTTTGATGTTCGCAGCTGCTGGCAATGCTAAATCACATTCACAATGTGCAGGGATATGTCGGCGCTTGTGCAACAGCAGCCAGACTGACTGTAGCCGGCAGGGATACAGACAAGTGTGCAGTGTCGGGTGTGTTCTCAATGATAAACAAACGACCACACCCCGAGATCGGTGCAGCCCTGcagaaatgtgtatatatatatatataaaatcacgaAATGTTTGTtgcatgcaaaatattttattcagCTTCGTTAGAAATGGCGAGTGCTCCGTTGATTTCGCAGTGGAGTCGGTATTATTTAAAGTACACACCAAAACAACGTGCGTGTGCGAGTAGGAGCggtttttgtttgttagtgttttcCCGTCTCCAGCACAGTTGTAATCATGTTCGACATGTTGTATAACCTCATTTATTCGACATTGGTTAAAGTTGTTTGTGACAATCGGATAACATTGTGTTGATAAACTAGTGCATTTACTCTGTACTGTAGCGGagcagaagacactgctgaggatTGTAAAAACAGTTCTCGATGGCACTTTTTTtagaaatggatttttatttaaaataaacatttgtataatAGACCTGCAGTTCAGGTACACGAAGGTTCTTGAAGAATGATTTAAGGATGTACTGTAAACTGTATACGTTCAGAGCAAAACCATTGAAAGGCGACACTTTTTGGCAGTCATGCGCATATGAATTTAAAACGCCAAAAAGCAGAAGTTTTCAGCGCGTTCACAGCCTCTAACAATGGCGCCAGTAGTGATTCCACCCACTGAATCATGGGCTAGCGCGATTACTTGTCCTGTCCTTCTTTTGACTGCCCTGGGAATAATGTTCCAAATCTGGACTGGAATATTTCAAACCGCAGGCTGCTGGTCCCGCTGCACATTTTTGTAATCTCTTCTTTATACAGTTGCTGTTTTGATCAGGTGCTAATTGGATTCAGAGGGATTGCAAGCACAGTTGTAACAtgtaaagaaaacattgaaaactgCCTGctcttttaaacagtgtgtgggtgtgtgtgtgtttgaacagGTGTGCTTGTTCCCTGGTCCCTCTGGTTTAGTGGCGATGCCTCCCTTGCCTGGGGCTGAGATGGTGCGGACCCCTCTGCAGCTCTATCgttacctgctccggtgctgcagACAGCTTCCATCAGCAAGCATGCAGCAGCATTACAAGCATGCAGCGAGACAGGTGAGGGCTGACCAGCAAGACCCCTGCAAgggtgtgtttttgtaaaagctATCTCCACAATTTTTGAATGCCAAAAAATTGCAATTTGGCACTGTGGCGTTTCAAGTGAACAGCGGCAGAAAGACTGTGTTCTTCACACTTTTTGCACCAAGGGAATCggcctctgtaaaaaaaaaaaaaaaaaaagtttatctgcTCTGcttatcttttatatatatatatatatatatatatatatatatatatatatatatatatatatatatatatatattccctcgGAAATTGAGTGTATGATTGAGTGTGTAAAGCGATGTGTATCCTTTAACTCCCCAGAGTTACAATGCTCATGGAGACGAAGACGATCCTCAGAGAATTCAGCAAATCATTAAACGGGCCATTGAGGATGCTGACTGGATAATGGACAAGGTAGGGGCAGCTTGATCTTAAAATACACATAGTTGGAAATGATGTAATGAACCATGCGTTGAATGCTTTGACTCACCAGGCAGGCTGTTGCAAAATTTGGGCAAATTTAGAGGAAAGGCTTTTTTATTTCATCATCATTTTAGTAACAAGATCCCTATGAGGAAGTCTCTTCATGCCTAATTATTTCATGGTTTCGTTGCATCAGGCGAATCGCCAAATTCTCGACTCACCACTGTTGGAAAGCAGTAAGCTGACAGTTTTAAGACTTTTATAATCCTGCAACTAGTCGATCAGGCTTGTACTTGAGTGTACTCtgttttgtgtgaaaatgaagtcacttctttttgtttcatatataAGCCCATGCACCCTCATGGCTACTGGGGAGTGCTAATGGGGGCTCTTTGTAAGTTTGCATTGCTATACAACAGCGTGCCAAGTTGTGATTGTAAAACTCATAGAAGAGCACATTAAAGTCTTCTAGGTGGATTTCTTAATCAAATCTTTTCTAAAATCGCCCCCCACTTCCAAATACAATCACGTGCACTGATTGGCAACATGTACAGTGTGGATGCCCTGCATTGTATTTCTTTGTTAGTCACTGCCTGCTGTTGCCACAGAAGAGAAATCAGAGTGGCTCTCTTAGAGAAGCGTCACTTTTCCATCGTTTTGTCTTTTACAGTATAAGAAAAAATAGCCGACCGAAGACCCTGAAAAGAGATGAGGAATCTGTCAAACTGTTCAGCATGGGGAGCTGTAGCTTTACAGCGAGGGAGCTGTGAGGACCTGCGTATCCAAACAGGGTTTCACTGTGGAAGAAGGCTGAAGGCGCTGGACATGCCCTGTCCTGTTGCTGCACACTCAGGGACGTTGCGTCTCCTTGGACGATCCAAAGATCCCTCCAGCCCTCCATCACGAATCATCTGTAGTCAATACAGAGTACTGGTTAATGTCGCTGTAACTAATGTGCTCTGTTTTTAGTCTGTACAAAACTATGTGCTGATCCGTGGGTTATTGCATGTATTGTGATTAGATTTCTGCTTTTAAAAGTGCTCTGATTCACTCATATAAAAAAGGCGCAGTGACACCCCAATCCGAGCTGTGGACCTGCTTATCCGTTGTATTGAAGGCACAAGGTTTGAGGTTATGTCAATCCAACACCCTGATATTTGGTGTGGCTCTTACACAGCTGACTGGCATTATCAGTGTTTGAGCCTCTTGTTTTCTTTGGGAAATGTGTAGGGAATAAACTATGCCTTGCTGTTGGATTCCTGCCTGGCTAGTGAGACATTGAATCATTCGCCCAATGACTAAAGCCTTGCTTATAGTTTTCAAACATGAGCCAAAGCTGGTTTATTGGCTGCTTCTCAAACCCTGATGAAGTTTTCTCAAAAACATGATATTGTCTACTGTAACACACAGCATATCACAGAGCAACGTACACCAGTTTGTATTGTTGACTTCTCCGCCTAGAGATTTTGATGCTTGAAAGCATGCCAGCTAATAAAGGATGTTCTGAACAGTGGATCATATTGTCTGAAGAACAGTGTTGCATACTCCCCTTCCAGGGTGTTCTGTGGCTCAGTAAACATCTTTGCATTAGCAAGACCAACTAGACTGGGTTTCTTTAGGTACTgcttaaaaacaagaactgtATTCAGTAGAATACTGAACTCTACTATACTTCACATCAATAACAGGTGGCGAATGCTCAGGCTTAAAAAGTCAGTTGGTCGACACACTGAATGAGAAGAAGAATATGCCCCCTTCTTGCCTTCATCAGCATTGTCTACTTGTCTGAGGTCATGCAAGTCATGTACCGCAcggtatatttttttgttcacagTTCTGTTATTTTCGTGGGTTTCTTAATGCGTTGGATTTCAAGCACCAGTTTCCCAGTTCAGTTCTTTTCCGTTGACCCAAGCTGTCATTCTGTGCTTGCAGGCGTTTCTGACTTTGCTTAATATCCTGTGCTTGCATTTCTTCAGTAAATATGAATCTGGCGTGGAAGCAAAGTGCTTCTGCTAACTGCAGCCTCTTCCTGTAAACGCTGGCATACCAGTcactgtgttttgcttttgtgatgcCATTATAGTTACAATGACACTACAAGGCAACACAAACAACTGCACATATGAACATTTTTAGGTTGggcagggtgtcctcagctcactgcgcaccagcgctccctgtggtctggccaggcacctgcagtcCTCCatcactgtagctcctgggtagCTGCacggtgagcctgcagtgtgaaaagatgcgggcagctgacagcacacacttcagaggacagcatgtgttcgtcttcaccactcccgtGTCAgctcaggggtggtagcggtgggcttagcataaaaacaataattagacattactaaattggggacaactaaatttatatttaaaaaaataaatgaataaataaatagtcaaatgacaaataaatgcgtAATCAAAACTGATCGatcaaataattacaattaattgtaatgaattctgaattgcACAGTTACACTTGTAACTGACCCCAAGTCTGTTGTGGTTTTTAGAGTTATTTTTAAGTTAATTACAttttcctgtaaaatgtaaactgacaCAGTCTAAACAAAGTCTTCCAGTAAAGGGGCATGACttgcatttaaacaaaaagaaagcttgTGAGTTCCTGCTTCAGGTGCAGTCCTGAAGATTCCTGCTGCTTCCTGCTCATTGCACTTTGCATCCAAGGACTCTCAACACACACGGTTTACAGTTCAgtgaatgtgttttaaatgtgctcCTGCATGTTGATTTAAGAAACACCTTGTTTAATGTGCGTATTTCATCTTTATCTTGCCTTATAGATATTATCATGGTATATTTACAGGACACAGTAAACGTGATGTTTCCTATGCTGTTCTGCGTTGGCTTAACAGTGCATAACCTTTATTTTTTCATATGATGCTTTGCAATGTTTGCCTTGCATGCACTCTGCTCTGCTAACACTTAGCAATGCTTTTACAAAGGAATACCTGGTCAATCCTGTGGGTTCACTTTGCTTTGAACAGCCAAGACTCTGGGATCAAGATGCAAGGTTAGCTACATTGTAGTCTACCAAAATATTTGATCTCTGGGAACAACATGTTGAAATAATTTAACACAGGATATATAGTAATGGGGGTCCCAAAAGTTGAAAACTGAAAGAGAATCTCTTCTTATTGTAGATTTATGTAAACCAGTGTAATTAGGAACTTATCAAATGATCAAATCTCCATCAGAGAGTGgctgcattaataaataaatatagatagGAGGAAGAGAAAATGATTCACCAGTCAACAATGTGTGTCAGAAACCAGTTTGCTGGGAGCGTTTGTGGAGGGGAGATGGGTAGAGCCGGTAAGGAAGCTGCAAATATTTGATGATTTCCTTATTTTCCTCATCAGCCAGAGGAGGTGGTGTTGTGATTGACATGCTTTTCTAATGGgagtaaaacaaaacagtcattCAGTTGTTTCAACCGTAAATTACAAAAGACGGCACTTACAGACACCCTCCGAGACGTCAGCGATTGCTCCGTGTTCATCACCCAGACTGCACTAGAGAAGGAGAACTGGATCTTCACAGATTG
The Polyodon spathula isolate WHYD16114869_AA unplaced genomic scaffold, ASM1765450v1 scaffolds_766, whole genome shotgun sequence genome window above contains:
- the lyrm9 gene encoding LYR motif-containing protein 9, producing MPPLPGAEMVRTPLQLYRYLLRCCRQLPSASMQQHYKHAARQSYNAHGDEDDPQRIQQIIKRAIEDADWIMDKYKKK